One genomic segment of Camelus ferus isolate YT-003-E chromosome 19, BCGSAC_Cfer_1.0, whole genome shotgun sequence includes these proteins:
- the ANKEF1 gene encoding ankyrin repeat and EF-hand domain-containing protein 1 isoform X3 — protein sequence MEASREGVIELVRAILERGGEVNAFDNDRHHAAHFAAKGGFFDILKLLFAYDGDVGLIAMNGNTPLHYAAMGGFADCCRYLAQRGCDLKWKNGQHKTPKAVAKEGGFKAASKEIRRAERIANKLARQGAKNPNPHLYLRLHDWSIEHETFLREALSFVDRGDGTVSKEDFVLALEERQDFMNAEQLAIIAQLHEKVRGGGIDINEFFKGTKYLSKSYVLGSYGPKKKKKRMPKRAKKGKFVLPLPICIIPDHVFPRRSDGGPPYYMIETYKNVTDCNRFNRDHPPEHPIQDDSAWYIDDPGKVFSNINFITKADDLASLKKAFESGIPVDMKDNYYKTPLMTACANGNIDAVKFLLEKGANVNATDNFLWTPLHFACHAGQQDIVELLVKSGAVVDALSINNSTPLSRAIESCRMDTVKYLLDIGAKFQLENRKGHSAMDVAKAYADYRIIGLIKEKLDNLPKPAENQKTKGKTPLKVKSEGPEIKKEEEPLSSVYTIPTTLEEKKMRKDNVVYLNSLITSGYTKKVDITFIPRRTWSPEAMTAELIRKRELRRERFTYEVDFDDFMMPFQKNITEKAQALEAAFKT from the exons ATGGAAGCATCAAGAGAGGGAGTGATAGAGCTAGTTCGAGCGATATTGGAAAGAGGAGGTGAAGTGAACGCGTTTGACAATGACAGACATCATGCTGCACACTTTGCTGCCAAAGGAGGCTTTTTTGAT ATATTGAAGCTTCTCTTTGCCTATGATGGAGACGTGGGGTTGATTGCAATGAATGGGAACACCCCACTTCATTATGCTGCCATGGGTGGTTTTGCAGACTGCTGCAGATACTTAGCTCAGCGAG GATGTGACCTGAAATGGAAGAACGGGCAGCACAAAACGCCCAAGGCTGTGGCTAAGGAAGGCGGTTTCAAAGCAGCCAGCAAGGAAATTCGGCGGGCGGAGCGAATCGCTAATAAACTGGCCCGGCAAGGAGCCAAAAATCCGAATCCACACTTGTACCTGAGGCTGCACGACTGGTCCATCGAACATGAGACTTTCCTTCGGGAAGCCCTGTCGTTTGTGGACAGGGGCGACGGGACAGTCAGCAAGGAGGACTTCGTGCTGGcgctggaggagaggcaggattTCATGAACGCGGAACAGCTGGCGATCATAGCGCAACTTCACGAGAAAGTCAGGGGCGGAGGGATCGACATTAATGAGTTCTTTAAAGGAACCAAATACTTAAGCAAGTCTTATGTCTTGGGGTCCTACGGgcctaagaaaaagaaaaaaaggatgccCAAAAGAGCCAAAAAGGGCAAGTTTGTTTTACCCCTCCCCATCTGCATCATCCCGGACCACGTGTTCCCACGCCGCAGTGACGGTGGGCCGCCCTATTACATGATCGAAACCTACAAGAATGTGACAGACTGCAATCGCTTTAATCGGGATCATCCCCCAGAACATCCCATCCAGGATGACTCTGCTTGGTACATTGATGATCCTGGGAAagtattttcaaacattaattttatCACCAAGGCGGACGACCTGGCTTCTCTGAAAAAGGCGTTCGAATCAGGAATACCCGTGGACATGAAGGATAATTATTACAAGACACCCCTAATGACTGCATGTGCGAATGGAAACATAGATGCGGTCAAGTTTCTTCTTGAAAAGGG ggCTAATGTTAATGCCACAGATAATTTTCTGTGGACTCCGCTTCATTTTGCGTGCCACGCAGGCCAACAAGATATTGTTGAGCTTCTTGTCAAATCGGGCGCCGTGGTAGATGCCCTTTCAATCAACAATTCAACTCCCCTAAGTAGAGCCATTGAGAGCTGTAGGATGGATACCGTAAAATACCTGCTCGATATCGGTGCTAAATTCCAGCTGGAGAATAGAAAAG GGCATAGTGCCATGGACGTTGCGAAGGCATATGCTGACTATAGAATAATTGGTTTGATTAAAGAAAAGCTGGATAACTTGCCAAAACCAGcagaaaatcaaaaaacaaaaggcaagacACCGCTTAAAGTGAAGAGTGAAGGCCCTGAGATTAAGAAAGAAGAG GAACCGCTTTCATCAGTGTATACTATACCAACCACACTAGAGGAAAAGAAGATGCGTAAGGATAACGTGGTTTACCTCAATTCACTGATTACCAGTGGTTATACCAAGAAAGTGGATATCACATTTATTCCACGGAGG ACCTGGAGTCCCGAAGCCATGACAGCAGAGCTGATCAGGAAGAGGGAGCTGCGGCGGGAGAGGTTCACTTATGAGGTGGATTTTGATGACTTCATGATGCCCTTTCAGAAGAACATCACAGAAAAAGCTCAAGCATTAGAAGCTGCCTTCAAGACCTAA
- the ANKEF1 gene encoding ankyrin repeat and EF-hand domain-containing protein 1 isoform X2: protein MALADQRLENLQIYKVLQCVRNKDKKQIEKLTKLGYPALINFTDPINGHSALHLASVSNDIDMVSFLLSLGAHPDVQDKMGCTPTMRAAELGHELSMEILAKAKADMTIVDNEGKGILFYCILPTKRHYRCAVIALEHGADVNNCTYEGKPIFLRACEEAHDVKDVCLTFLEKGANPNAINSILKLLFAYDGDVGLIAMNGNTPLHYAAMGGFADCCRYLAQRGCDLKWKNGQHKTPKAVAKEGGFKAASKEIRRAERIANKLARQGAKNPNPHLYLRLHDWSIEHETFLREALSFVDRGDGTVSKEDFVLALEERQDFMNAEQLAIIAQLHEKVRGGGIDINEFFKGTKYLSKSYVLGSYGPKKKKKRMPKRAKKGKFVLPLPICIIPDHVFPRRSDGGPPYYMIETYKNVTDCNRFNRDHPPEHPIQDDSAWYIDDPGKVFSNINFITKADDLASLKKAFESGIPVDMKDNYYKTPLMTACANGNIDAVKFLLEKGANVNATDNFLWTPLHFACHAGQQDIVELLVKSGAVVDALSINNSTPLSRAIESCRMDTVKYLLDIGAKFQLENRKGHSAMDVAKAYADYRIIGLIKEKLDNLPKPAENQKTKGKTPLKVKSEGPEIKKEEEPLSSVYTIPTTLEEKKMRKDNVVYLNSLITSGYTKKVDITFIPRRTWSPEAMTAELIRKRELRRERFTYEVDFDDFMMPFQKNITEKAQALEAAFKT from the exons ATGGCTTTAGCAGATCAGAGACTTGAGAACTTGCAGATCTACAAAGTTCTTCAGTGTGTTCGGAACAAAGACAAGAAGCAGATAGAGAAACTGACCAAGCTTGGGTACCCTGCACTGATCAATTTCACAGATCCCATCAATGGACACAGTGCTCTGCACTTAGCCTCGGTTTCCAATGACATCGATATGGTCAGCTTTCTCCTTAGCCTTGGTGCTCACCCTGATGTGCAAGACAAAATGGGCTGCACTCCGACGATGAGGGCTGCAGAACTGGGCCACGAACTGTCCATGGAAATACTAGCCAAGGCAAAGGCTGATATGACTATAGTCGATAACGAAGGAAAAG GTATTTTGTTTTACTGCATTTTACCTACAAAGCGGCATTATCGCTGTGCAGTGATTGCGTTGGAACATGGTGCAGATGTCAACAATTGTACCTATGAAGGAAAGCCAATATTCCTTAGAGCTTGCGAAGAAGCACATGATGTTAAAGATGTGTGCCTGACATTTTTGGAGAAAGGAGCCAATCCAAATGCTATCAACTCA ATATTGAAGCTTCTCTTTGCCTATGATGGAGACGTGGGGTTGATTGCAATGAATGGGAACACCCCACTTCATTATGCTGCCATGGGTGGTTTTGCAGACTGCTGCAGATACTTAGCTCAGCGAG GATGTGACCTGAAATGGAAGAACGGGCAGCACAAAACGCCCAAGGCTGTGGCTAAGGAAGGCGGTTTCAAAGCAGCCAGCAAGGAAATTCGGCGGGCGGAGCGAATCGCTAATAAACTGGCCCGGCAAGGAGCCAAAAATCCGAATCCACACTTGTACCTGAGGCTGCACGACTGGTCCATCGAACATGAGACTTTCCTTCGGGAAGCCCTGTCGTTTGTGGACAGGGGCGACGGGACAGTCAGCAAGGAGGACTTCGTGCTGGcgctggaggagaggcaggattTCATGAACGCGGAACAGCTGGCGATCATAGCGCAACTTCACGAGAAAGTCAGGGGCGGAGGGATCGACATTAATGAGTTCTTTAAAGGAACCAAATACTTAAGCAAGTCTTATGTCTTGGGGTCCTACGGgcctaagaaaaagaaaaaaaggatgccCAAAAGAGCCAAAAAGGGCAAGTTTGTTTTACCCCTCCCCATCTGCATCATCCCGGACCACGTGTTCCCACGCCGCAGTGACGGTGGGCCGCCCTATTACATGATCGAAACCTACAAGAATGTGACAGACTGCAATCGCTTTAATCGGGATCATCCCCCAGAACATCCCATCCAGGATGACTCTGCTTGGTACATTGATGATCCTGGGAAagtattttcaaacattaattttatCACCAAGGCGGACGACCTGGCTTCTCTGAAAAAGGCGTTCGAATCAGGAATACCCGTGGACATGAAGGATAATTATTACAAGACACCCCTAATGACTGCATGTGCGAATGGAAACATAGATGCGGTCAAGTTTCTTCTTGAAAAGGG ggCTAATGTTAATGCCACAGATAATTTTCTGTGGACTCCGCTTCATTTTGCGTGCCACGCAGGCCAACAAGATATTGTTGAGCTTCTTGTCAAATCGGGCGCCGTGGTAGATGCCCTTTCAATCAACAATTCAACTCCCCTAAGTAGAGCCATTGAGAGCTGTAGGATGGATACCGTAAAATACCTGCTCGATATCGGTGCTAAATTCCAGCTGGAGAATAGAAAAG GGCATAGTGCCATGGACGTTGCGAAGGCATATGCTGACTATAGAATAATTGGTTTGATTAAAGAAAAGCTGGATAACTTGCCAAAACCAGcagaaaatcaaaaaacaaaaggcaagacACCGCTTAAAGTGAAGAGTGAAGGCCCTGAGATTAAGAAAGAAGAG GAACCGCTTTCATCAGTGTATACTATACCAACCACACTAGAGGAAAAGAAGATGCGTAAGGATAACGTGGTTTACCTCAATTCACTGATTACCAGTGGTTATACCAAGAAAGTGGATATCACATTTATTCCACGGAGG ACCTGGAGTCCCGAAGCCATGACAGCAGAGCTGATCAGGAAGAGGGAGCTGCGGCGGGAGAGGTTCACTTATGAGGTGGATTTTGATGACTTCATGATGCCCTTTCAGAAGAACATCACAGAAAAAGCTCAAGCATTAGAAGCTGCCTTCAAGACCTAA
- the ANKEF1 gene encoding ankyrin repeat and EF-hand domain-containing protein 1 isoform X1 has product MALADQRLENLQIYKVLQCVRNKDKKQIEKLTKLGYPALINFTDPINGHSALHLASVSNDIDMVSFLLSLGAHPDVQDKMGCTPTMRAAELGHELSMEILAKAKADMTIVDNEGKGILFYCILPTKRHYRCAVIALEHGADVNNCTYEGKPIFLRACEEAHDVKDVCLTFLEKGANPNAINSSTGRTALMEASREGVIELVRAILERGGEVNAFDNDRHHAAHFAAKGGFFDILKLLFAYDGDVGLIAMNGNTPLHYAAMGGFADCCRYLAQRGCDLKWKNGQHKTPKAVAKEGGFKAASKEIRRAERIANKLARQGAKNPNPHLYLRLHDWSIEHETFLREALSFVDRGDGTVSKEDFVLALEERQDFMNAEQLAIIAQLHEKVRGGGIDINEFFKGTKYLSKSYVLGSYGPKKKKKRMPKRAKKGKFVLPLPICIIPDHVFPRRSDGGPPYYMIETYKNVTDCNRFNRDHPPEHPIQDDSAWYIDDPGKVFSNINFITKADDLASLKKAFESGIPVDMKDNYYKTPLMTACANGNIDAVKFLLEKGANVNATDNFLWTPLHFACHAGQQDIVELLVKSGAVVDALSINNSTPLSRAIESCRMDTVKYLLDIGAKFQLENRKGHSAMDVAKAYADYRIIGLIKEKLDNLPKPAENQKTKGKTPLKVKSEGPEIKKEEEPLSSVYTIPTTLEEKKMRKDNVVYLNSLITSGYTKKVDITFIPRRTWSPEAMTAELIRKRELRRERFTYEVDFDDFMMPFQKNITEKAQALEAAFKT; this is encoded by the exons ATGGCTTTAGCAGATCAGAGACTTGAGAACTTGCAGATCTACAAAGTTCTTCAGTGTGTTCGGAACAAAGACAAGAAGCAGATAGAGAAACTGACCAAGCTTGGGTACCCTGCACTGATCAATTTCACAGATCCCATCAATGGACACAGTGCTCTGCACTTAGCCTCGGTTTCCAATGACATCGATATGGTCAGCTTTCTCCTTAGCCTTGGTGCTCACCCTGATGTGCAAGACAAAATGGGCTGCACTCCGACGATGAGGGCTGCAGAACTGGGCCACGAACTGTCCATGGAAATACTAGCCAAGGCAAAGGCTGATATGACTATAGTCGATAACGAAGGAAAAG GTATTTTGTTTTACTGCATTTTACCTACAAAGCGGCATTATCGCTGTGCAGTGATTGCGTTGGAACATGGTGCAGATGTCAACAATTGTACCTATGAAGGAAAGCCAATATTCCTTAGAGCTTGCGAAGAAGCACATGATGTTAAAGATGTGTGCCTGACATTTTTGGAGAAAGGAGCCAATCCAAATGCTATCAACTCA TCCACAGGTCGCACGGCTTTAATGGAAGCATCAAGAGAGGGAGTGATAGAGCTAGTTCGAGCGATATTGGAAAGAGGAGGTGAAGTGAACGCGTTTGACAATGACAGACATCATGCTGCACACTTTGCTGCCAAAGGAGGCTTTTTTGAT ATATTGAAGCTTCTCTTTGCCTATGATGGAGACGTGGGGTTGATTGCAATGAATGGGAACACCCCACTTCATTATGCTGCCATGGGTGGTTTTGCAGACTGCTGCAGATACTTAGCTCAGCGAG GATGTGACCTGAAATGGAAGAACGGGCAGCACAAAACGCCCAAGGCTGTGGCTAAGGAAGGCGGTTTCAAAGCAGCCAGCAAGGAAATTCGGCGGGCGGAGCGAATCGCTAATAAACTGGCCCGGCAAGGAGCCAAAAATCCGAATCCACACTTGTACCTGAGGCTGCACGACTGGTCCATCGAACATGAGACTTTCCTTCGGGAAGCCCTGTCGTTTGTGGACAGGGGCGACGGGACAGTCAGCAAGGAGGACTTCGTGCTGGcgctggaggagaggcaggattTCATGAACGCGGAACAGCTGGCGATCATAGCGCAACTTCACGAGAAAGTCAGGGGCGGAGGGATCGACATTAATGAGTTCTTTAAAGGAACCAAATACTTAAGCAAGTCTTATGTCTTGGGGTCCTACGGgcctaagaaaaagaaaaaaaggatgccCAAAAGAGCCAAAAAGGGCAAGTTTGTTTTACCCCTCCCCATCTGCATCATCCCGGACCACGTGTTCCCACGCCGCAGTGACGGTGGGCCGCCCTATTACATGATCGAAACCTACAAGAATGTGACAGACTGCAATCGCTTTAATCGGGATCATCCCCCAGAACATCCCATCCAGGATGACTCTGCTTGGTACATTGATGATCCTGGGAAagtattttcaaacattaattttatCACCAAGGCGGACGACCTGGCTTCTCTGAAAAAGGCGTTCGAATCAGGAATACCCGTGGACATGAAGGATAATTATTACAAGACACCCCTAATGACTGCATGTGCGAATGGAAACATAGATGCGGTCAAGTTTCTTCTTGAAAAGGG ggCTAATGTTAATGCCACAGATAATTTTCTGTGGACTCCGCTTCATTTTGCGTGCCACGCAGGCCAACAAGATATTGTTGAGCTTCTTGTCAAATCGGGCGCCGTGGTAGATGCCCTTTCAATCAACAATTCAACTCCCCTAAGTAGAGCCATTGAGAGCTGTAGGATGGATACCGTAAAATACCTGCTCGATATCGGTGCTAAATTCCAGCTGGAGAATAGAAAAG GGCATAGTGCCATGGACGTTGCGAAGGCATATGCTGACTATAGAATAATTGGTTTGATTAAAGAAAAGCTGGATAACTTGCCAAAACCAGcagaaaatcaaaaaacaaaaggcaagacACCGCTTAAAGTGAAGAGTGAAGGCCCTGAGATTAAGAAAGAAGAG GAACCGCTTTCATCAGTGTATACTATACCAACCACACTAGAGGAAAAGAAGATGCGTAAGGATAACGTGGTTTACCTCAATTCACTGATTACCAGTGGTTATACCAAGAAAGTGGATATCACATTTATTCCACGGAGG ACCTGGAGTCCCGAAGCCATGACAGCAGAGCTGATCAGGAAGAGGGAGCTGCGGCGGGAGAGGTTCACTTATGAGGTGGATTTTGATGACTTCATGATGCCCTTTCAGAAGAACATCACAGAAAAAGCTCAAGCATTAGAAGCTGCCTTCAAGACCTAA